One part of the Chryseobacterium sp. 7 genome encodes these proteins:
- a CDS encoding SusE domain-containing protein gives MKNFFKILAIAFIGIFVISCEKDEDQAVITETVKSKVTPDKTTLVLDKANPDKVALNITWNKSTFNVPVVYTQQLQFAIKGKNFKDASTMEVTTSPLTFTNKQLNNIALGLGAATNVAAEIEVRLRTLVGAAPFYSDVNTLTVTPYLLGPTYNYNDLYLIGDATAAGWDNTSTNTKFLPLQKTAAAGVYSYTGYFAQGGFKMIKTPGSWNTQYGMGSVGTLSTSGSSGNISVSAAGYYKLTVDANTLTYTFTSIGSPTVTYNTISMIGTASGDWSTDLDLQKSDFDAHIWVKKNVTLNSGEFKFRANHDWGTNWGKAQEFFGVAELGGGNIPVSETFKYDVYFNDITAEYSAIPLF, from the coding sequence ATGAAAAACTTTTTTAAAATTTTAGCAATAGCATTTATTGGAATTTTTGTTATTTCATGTGAAAAAGATGAGGACCAGGCAGTTATTACAGAAACTGTAAAAAGTAAGGTTACACCAGATAAGACAACTCTTGTTTTAGATAAGGCTAATCCTGACAAGGTTGCTCTAAATATTACTTGGAATAAATCAACCTTTAACGTACCTGTAGTTTATACACAACAGCTTCAATTTGCAATCAAAGGGAAAAATTTCAAGGATGCCTCTACTATGGAAGTGACAACTTCACCTCTAACCTTTACTAATAAACAGCTTAATAATATAGCATTAGGCTTAGGAGCTGCTACTAATGTAGCTGCTGAGATTGAAGTTAGGTTAAGAACTTTGGTGGGTGCCGCACCTTTCTATTCTGATGTGAATACTTTAACAGTAACGCCCTATCTTTTAGGACCTACTTACAATTATAATGATCTATATCTGATTGGGGATGCTACAGCGGCAGGATGGGATAACACCAGTACAAATACGAAATTTCTTCCATTACAAAAAACAGCTGCAGCAGGAGTCTATTCTTATACCGGATATTTTGCACAAGGCGGTTTTAAAATGATTAAAACTCCGGGATCCTGGAATACCCAATATGGAATGGGCTCTGTAGGTACATTAAGTACAAGCGGTTCTTCAGGAAATATTTCCGTGTCTGCTGCTGGATATTATAAATTGACAGTTGATGCCAATACTTTAACGTATACCTTTACTTCAATTGGATCTCCAACGGTTACCTATAATACAATTTCAATGATTGGAACTGCATCAGGAGATTGGAGCACAGATTTGGATCTACAGAAGTCAGATTTTGATGCTCACATTTGGGTTAAGAAAAATGTTACTCTGAATTCAGGTGAATTCAAGTTCAGAGCAAATCACGATTGGGGAACAAACTGGGGAAAAGCTCAGGAGTTTTTTGGGGTAGCTGAGCTGGGCGGAGGAAATATTCCGGTAAGTGAAACCTTTAAGTATGATGTATATTTCAATGATATTACTGCGGAATATTCGGCAATTCCACTATTTTAA
- a CDS encoding SusC/RagA family TonB-linked outer membrane protein, which yields MKNFTTVLKIAPAFLLASTVMHAQKKDSLPQEKKIDEVVLIGYGKQKKSDLTGSITSVTAKDFNGGATSAGQLIQGKTPGVQITNNSGAPGSGTKIRIRGTSSLSGENSPLIVIDGVPQDFVGMNGVSDPLSLINPNDIETFDILKDASATAIYGNRASNGVILVTTKKGTAGKFKLNFSTVASVSTKMGKVDVLNAQEFRDFVNAYAPAGYKTKLGNANTDWQDQIYQAAWGTDNNVALSGGIKGLPYRLSLGYNEQNGIVKSNSFRRTSVGLNLNPKFLDNHLSVNVNLKGTFTDNRFVDGEVIKAATYFDPTQPVYSGNSNYGGYYEWLDPGSATGYNVNGNKNPVGLINGIRDVSSVTRGLGNIQLDYKLHFLPDLHFNVNAGYDYTKSDGHKFKDGNLRAGFEDKGSSNFYSMEKKNKLLETYFNYVKNISAIDTGVDITAGYSYQDFNILIPGAVTYRGTGINSQDLDFETRNTLISFYGRAIFTIANKYVISGSIRRDGSSRFYNGTRDNVWGVFPGVSLAWKLNEENFIKNISSISTLKLRAGWGKTGQQELPALDGNKPNNYPAFAAYNPSYQGAGYQFGNEFYFMYRPANYNPNLTWETTTTKNLGLDFGFNKNRITGSIDVFRKDTKDLLVYADEPAGGLSNASWQNVGDMKNEGIEGSITVVPVKNQNTTWEVSFNATHYKPIITKLKDRADESFNMEVGGIEGAAGNKIQAHAVGYAPNSFWVYQQIYDTNGKPVDGAFVDRNGDGVISTKDMYYYKSTTPDAILGFSTKVSHKNWDFALSARAVLGNYVYNNAASNSSIQSASTNEYLQNVFATAPQYQFSIPQYKSDIYVENASFLRLDNINIGYNFGEIFTKGSNLKVYAMAQNVFVITKYSGVDPEVFGGIDNGYYQMPRIYSLGFNFQF from the coding sequence GTGAAGAACTTTACAACAGTTTTGAAAATTGCGCCCGCTTTTTTATTGGCAAGTACAGTAATGCACGCGCAGAAAAAAGATTCTCTTCCTCAGGAGAAGAAAATTGACGAAGTGGTTTTGATCGGGTATGGGAAACAGAAAAAATCTGATCTTACCGGTTCTATAACTTCTGTTACAGCAAAGGACTTTAACGGAGGAGCTACTTCCGCAGGACAGCTCATCCAGGGTAAAACTCCCGGTGTACAAATTACCAATAACAGTGGAGCGCCAGGTTCTGGTACAAAAATCAGAATCAGAGGTACGTCTTCTTTAAGTGGAGAAAACTCACCATTGATTGTAATTGACGGAGTTCCTCAGGATTTCGTAGGAATGAATGGTGTATCTGATCCTTTATCCTTAATTAACCCCAATGATATTGAAACATTTGATATCCTTAAAGATGCTTCTGCTACGGCAATTTATGGTAACAGAGCTTCCAATGGTGTTATTCTCGTTACAACTAAGAAGGGAACTGCAGGAAAATTTAAATTAAATTTCTCAACAGTTGCTTCGGTTTCTACTAAAATGGGTAAAGTAGATGTATTAAATGCCCAAGAGTTTAGAGACTTTGTTAATGCTTATGCGCCTGCAGGTTATAAAACCAAACTTGGAAATGCCAATACCGACTGGCAGGATCAGATTTATCAGGCAGCATGGGGTACAGATAATAATGTAGCATTATCAGGCGGAATAAAAGGTTTGCCATATCGTTTGTCACTAGGTTATAATGAGCAGAATGGTATTGTAAAATCAAACTCTTTCAGAAGAACTTCCGTAGGTTTGAACTTAAACCCTAAATTTTTGGATAATCATTTATCTGTGAATGTGAATTTGAAGGGAACATTTACAGACAACAGATTTGTGGATGGTGAAGTAATCAAGGCGGCTACTTATTTTGATCCTACTCAACCTGTTTACTCAGGAAATTCCAATTATGGAGGCTATTATGAATGGCTGGATCCGGGATCAGCAACAGGATATAATGTTAATGGTAATAAAAACCCGGTTGGACTTATTAATGGTATCAGGGATGTTTCTTCAGTAACCAGAGGATTGGGAAATATCCAGTTAGATTATAAGCTTCACTTTCTTCCGGATCTTCATTTTAACGTAAATGCCGGATATGATTATACAAAAAGTGATGGTCATAAATTTAAAGATGGTAATCTAAGAGCAGGTTTTGAAGATAAAGGAAGCTCAAATTTCTATTCTATGGAAAAGAAAAATAAGCTTTTGGAAACCTACTTTAATTATGTAAAAAATATCAGTGCAATTGATACAGGAGTAGATATTACAGCGGGTTATTCTTATCAGGATTTTAATATCCTAATTCCGGGAGCTGTAACGTATAGAGGAACAGGTATTAACTCGCAGGATTTAGATTTTGAAACCCGAAATACATTAATTTCCTTTTATGGAAGGGCTATTTTTACGATAGCTAATAAATATGTTATTTCAGGATCTATACGTAGAGATGGTTCATCAAGATTCTATAACGGAACCAGAGATAATGTATGGGGTGTTTTCCCAGGAGTTTCTTTGGCATGGAAGCTTAATGAAGAAAACTTCATCAAAAATATATCCTCTATCAGCACCTTAAAACTGAGAGCAGGATGGGGTAAAACAGGTCAGCAGGAACTTCCTGCATTAGATGGGAATAAACCAAACAATTATCCTGCATTTGCTGCTTATAATCCTAGTTACCAGGGAGCAGGATATCAGTTCGGAAACGAATTCTACTTTATGTACAGACCTGCTAACTATAATCCAAATCTTACCTGGGAAACAACAACTACTAAGAACTTAGGATTAGACTTTGGTTTTAACAAAAATAGAATTACAGGATCTATAGATGTCTTCAGAAAAGATACGAAAGACCTTCTTGTATATGCTGACGAACCTGCTGGAGGTTTAAGTAATGCAAGCTGGCAGAATGTTGGAGATATGAAAAATGAAGGGATTGAAGGAAGTATTACGGTAGTACCTGTTAAAAATCAAAATACAACCTGGGAAGTAAGTTTTAATGCTACCCACTATAAGCCGATTATTACTAAGCTTAAAGACAGAGCAGATGAATCATTTAATATGGAAGTAGGTGGTATAGAAGGAGCAGCAGGAAATAAAATTCAGGCTCATGCCGTAGGATATGCTCCAAATTCATTCTGGGTATACCAGCAGATATATGATACTAATGGTAAGCCTGTTGATGGTGCTTTTGTAGACAGAAATGGTGACGGTGTGATCAGTACGAAAGACATGTATTATTATAAATCTACTACGCCAGATGCAATTTTAGGATTTTCAACTAAAGTTTCTCACAAAAACTGGGATTTTGCATTAAGTGCAAGAGCTGTGCTTGGTAATTATGTATATAATAATGCTGCGTCAAATAGCTCCATTCAGTCTGCATCTACAAATGAATACTTACAAAACGTATTTGCAACAGCTCCTCAGTACCAATTCTCAATCCCTCAATATAAATCAGATATTTATGTTGAGAATGCATCATTTCTGAGACTGGATAATATCAATATCGGATACAACTTTGGGGAGATTTTCACTAAAGGAAGTAACCTGAAAGTATATGCAATGGCGCAGAATGTTTTTGTAATCACTAAATATTCCGGAGTGGATCCTGAAGTTTTTGGTGGAATAGACAATGGTTACTACCAAATGCCTAGAATTTACTCTCTAGGTTTTAACTTCCAATTTTAA
- a CDS encoding RagB/SusD family nutrient uptake outer membrane protein yields MKLNRITLKNIILPLSAGFLLTATSCVKDLEREPITDVTSASIYKDFGNYKNVLAKLYGGLAMGGQVSGDGDQPNSDINGINGGFSQYTRLMYDLNVVTTDEAVIGWNDGNLHTLHKMTWDASNEFIAAMYYRVFTEIAFCNEFLRNVTDEKLASNNITGDNLTQAKLMRAEARFLRAQSYYHAIDMFGNVPFVDESYLPGSINPPQRIERKALFNYIESELLAIVGELKDPKTNEYGRADKAAVWSLLAKLYLNAEVYTGTQRNTDCITYCNKVIAAGYSLNPKYDNLFLADNNINNPEQILSVNFDGINTQTNGGTTFLVHAAIGGDMKAVDFGVNGGWSGLRTTKAFVGLFPANGSDGRGRFFTSGQNLEINDLGSFTDGYAFIKFKNVKSNGSAGAHTNWVEADIPLYRLADIYLMYAEAVLRGGAGGNQATAIGYINQLRERAYGNTSGDVASINLNFILDERARELSWEMTRRSDLVRFNKFTTGDYLWPWKGNVKDGKAVENYRNLFPIPAKDIVANPNLVQNPGY; encoded by the coding sequence ATGAAACTAAATAGAATTACACTTAAAAATATAATATTGCCTCTTTCAGCAGGATTTTTATTGACAGCAACTTCTTGTGTAAAAGATCTTGAAAGAGAGCCTATCACCGATGTTACTTCAGCCAGTATTTATAAAGACTTTGGTAATTATAAAAACGTTCTGGCAAAACTTTATGGTGGACTTGCTATGGGAGGCCAGGTAAGTGGAGATGGTGATCAGCCCAACAGTGATATTAATGGAATTAATGGAGGCTTTTCCCAATATACCAGATTAATGTACGACTTAAACGTAGTGACAACTGATGAAGCTGTTATTGGGTGGAATGATGGGAATCTTCATACCCTTCACAAAATGACATGGGATGCTTCCAATGAGTTTATCGCTGCTATGTATTATAGAGTGTTTACAGAAATTGCTTTTTGTAATGAATTCTTAAGAAATGTAACAGATGAAAAATTAGCCTCCAATAACATTACAGGGGACAATCTTACTCAGGCAAAATTAATGAGAGCAGAAGCCCGTTTCCTAAGAGCACAATCGTATTATCATGCGATAGATATGTTTGGAAATGTTCCTTTTGTAGACGAATCATACTTGCCGGGATCTATCAACCCGCCTCAAAGAATAGAAAGAAAAGCATTATTTAATTATATTGAGTCTGAATTGCTTGCTATAGTGGGAGAACTAAAAGATCCTAAAACCAATGAATACGGAAGAGCAGATAAAGCGGCCGTATGGTCTTTACTGGCAAAATTATATTTAAATGCTGAAGTTTATACAGGAACTCAAAGAAATACAGACTGTATCACATACTGTAATAAAGTAATTGCGGCAGGTTATTCTTTAAACCCTAAGTATGACAATCTATTCCTTGCAGATAATAATATCAATAATCCGGAGCAGATTTTAAGTGTAAATTTTGATGGAATCAATACACAGACCAATGGGGGAACTACTTTTCTGGTACATGCTGCAATTGGCGGAGATATGAAAGCAGTAGACTTCGGAGTAAATGGTGGATGGAGTGGTTTAAGAACTACAAAAGCATTTGTAGGGCTATTCCCGGCTAACGGAAGTGATGGAAGAGGAAGATTCTTTACTTCAGGACAGAATTTGGAGATTAATGATTTAGGTTCATTCACAGATGGTTATGCTTTCATCAAATTTAAAAATGTTAAAAGTAACGGTTCTGCTGGTGCTCATACCAACTGGGTTGAGGCAGATATTCCGTTATACCGTTTAGCAGATATCTATCTGATGTATGCAGAAGCAGTACTTAGAGGTGGAGCTGGTGGAAACCAGGCTACAGCAATTGGTTATATTAATCAGCTGAGAGAACGTGCTTATGGAAACACAAGCGGTGACGTTGCCTCTATCAATCTCAATTTTATTTTGGATGAAAGAGCAAGAGAATTATCTTGGGAAATGACCAGAAGAAGTGACCTTGTGCGTTTTAATAAATTTACAACAGGAGATTATCTATGGCCATGGAAAGGAAATGTAAAAGATGGTAAAGCTGTAGAAAACTACAGAAATCTTTTCCCGATTCCTGCTAAAGATATTGTCGCAAATCCTAATTTGGTTCAGAACCCTGGATATTAA
- a CDS encoding sterol desaturase family protein, with translation MFDFSNMFKTEGPDVVYSWTIPVFAVIIFIEMAYSHFNKEKIYETKDVATNVLFALLNYGLDIIMKGFSLFVMMFFYHHRIFDWQEGIWYWIAVFLAQDFAYYVHHYVDHHSRVFWAVHITHHNSDYFNISTGFRSPVFQPLYRYLFFSPLAFMGFHPWHILVAYSAIQIYGTFVHTQSIKSMGFLEYILVTPSHHRVHHACNIKYLDRNMGMGLIIWDKIFGTFEKEDPEVPVKYGIYPKMESKDPATTLFYEWRRIGKDIRQPGISFKNRIQYLFYSPGWRHDGTGKTVKQYQKEYKEKIKNRPLPAKEPVSEAEYQYSSLNQQAGDK, from the coding sequence ATGTTTGATTTCAGTAATATGTTCAAAACTGAGGGACCGGATGTTGTTTACAGCTGGACGATTCCTGTATTTGCTGTGATTATTTTTATAGAAATGGCTTACAGTCATTTTAATAAGGAAAAGATTTACGAGACTAAAGATGTAGCAACCAATGTTCTTTTTGCTTTGCTCAATTATGGGTTAGATATTATTATGAAAGGCTTTTCTTTGTTTGTCATGATGTTTTTTTACCATCACCGTATTTTCGACTGGCAAGAGGGAATTTGGTATTGGATTGCGGTTTTTCTGGCTCAGGATTTTGCTTATTATGTTCATCATTATGTAGATCATCATTCACGGGTTTTCTGGGCGGTACATATTACCCATCATAATTCTGATTATTTCAATATCAGTACAGGGTTCAGAAGTCCGGTGTTTCAGCCGCTGTACAGATATCTGTTTTTCTCTCCTTTAGCATTTATGGGATTTCATCCTTGGCATATCCTTGTAGCATATTCCGCAATACAGATTTATGGTACTTTTGTGCATACCCAATCCATTAAAAGCATGGGATTTTTAGAATATATTCTGGTTACACCTTCTCACCATAGAGTACATCATGCGTGTAATATCAAATACTTGGATCGTAATATGGGAATGGGGCTGATTATCTGGGATAAAATTTTCGGAACTTTTGAGAAAGAAGATCCTGAGGTTCCTGTGAAATATGGTATCTATCCTAAAATGGAGTCTAAAGATCCGGCAACTACTCTATTCTATGAATGGAGAAGAATAGGAAAGGATATCAGACAGCCGGGAATTTCCTTTAAAAACCGCATACAATATCTTTTTTATTCACCGGGATGGAGACATGACGGTACCGGAAAAACGGTAAAGCAGTATCAGAAAGAGTATAAGGAAAAGATAAAAAACAGACCCTTACCTGCAAAAGAGCCGGTTTCAGAAGCTGAATACCAGTATTCATCACTGAATCAGCAGGCAGGAGATAAATAA
- a CDS encoding glycoside hydrolase family 13 protein, whose product MKTIYAALALSVTSVAFSQKTLEKVEPAFWWKGMKNPELQILVYGKDVAHNDIVLSDGIQIKDIRKVDNPNYVFITVNTNEINVPKFTINIKKDKKDIDAYTYELKQRESGSANRESFTSKDVMYLIMPDRFANGDEKNDSSPDLTEKMDRKLPRGRHGGDLRGIINNLDYIHNLGVTAVWLTPVNEDNEKKDSYHGYAQTDLYKIDARYGTNEEYKTLSHELNKKNMKLVMDYVTNHWGSSHWMIKDLPSKDWIHWFDEGENGFKRSNYKTTTQFDTNASDIDKKYALDGWFDKTMPDINQKNPLVLKYLTQNAIWWIEYADLGGIRVDTYPYNDKEAMAKWAKAITDEYPKFNIVGETWLYTAAQIAAWQKDSKVGEIAGYNSNLPSVMDFMLFENMPKALKEKESWDKGMIRIYDTFTSDFLYPDLNNLLVFFENHDTERWNEIFNANPDAYKMALTLISTVRGTPQIYYGSEIGMRGNKKRRGDADIRRDFPGGWKSDKQNAFLTSSQTSEQKEFFQFTQKLLNWRKDKDVIHNGKTKNFVPQDGVFVYFRYNEKESVMVVINNNKKDQTLDLKRFAESLNGFTNGKEVISGKEMLLQNSINIPAKTPLIIELKK is encoded by the coding sequence ATGAAGACAATATATGCCGCATTAGCCCTTTCAGTAACTTCAGTAGCTTTTTCCCAAAAAACATTGGAAAAAGTAGAACCTGCTTTTTGGTGGAAAGGGATGAAAAATCCAGAACTTCAGATTCTTGTTTACGGGAAAGATGTTGCCCATAACGACATTGTACTTTCGGATGGAATTCAGATAAAAGACATCAGGAAAGTGGATAATCCGAATTATGTTTTTATTACAGTCAATACCAATGAAATAAATGTTCCGAAGTTTACCATCAATATTAAAAAAGATAAAAAAGATATCGATGCTTATACTTACGAACTGAAGCAGAGAGAATCTGGATCTGCCAATCGGGAATCTTTTACTTCAAAAGATGTGATGTACCTGATCATGCCGGATCGTTTCGCCAATGGGGATGAAAAAAATGATTCTAGTCCTGATCTTACGGAGAAAATGGATAGAAAATTACCTAGAGGAAGGCACGGCGGAGATCTCCGCGGGATTATCAATAATCTTGATTATATTCATAACCTGGGAGTTACAGCGGTATGGCTTACCCCAGTGAATGAGGATAACGAAAAAAAAGATTCCTATCATGGTTATGCCCAAACTGATCTGTATAAAATAGATGCCCGATACGGAACCAATGAAGAATACAAAACATTATCTCATGAGCTGAATAAAAAAAATATGAAACTGGTGATGGACTATGTGACCAATCATTGGGGTTCTTCACATTGGATGATCAAAGATCTGCCCTCAAAAGACTGGATACATTGGTTTGATGAAGGAGAAAATGGTTTTAAACGTTCCAATTATAAGACAACAACACAATTTGATACCAATGCTTCGGATATTGATAAGAAATATGCGTTGGACGGGTGGTTTGATAAAACAATGCCGGATATCAATCAGAAAAATCCATTGGTTTTAAAATACCTTACTCAAAATGCGATCTGGTGGATTGAATATGCAGATCTGGGAGGCATCCGTGTAGATACCTATCCTTACAATGATAAAGAAGCCATGGCAAAATGGGCTAAAGCAATTACTGATGAATATCCGAAATTCAATATCGTAGGCGAAACCTGGCTGTATACAGCCGCACAAATTGCAGCATGGCAGAAAGACTCCAAAGTTGGAGAAATCGCAGGATACAATTCAAATTTACCATCGGTAATGGATTTTATGCTGTTTGAAAATATGCCTAAAGCCCTTAAAGAAAAAGAAAGCTGGGATAAAGGGATGATAAGAATTTATGATACTTTTACCAGTGATTTCCTGTATCCGGACCTCAATAATCTTTTGGTTTTCTTCGAAAATCATGATACAGAAAGATGGAACGAGATCTTTAATGCAAATCCTGATGCTTATAAAATGGCACTCACCCTGATTTCAACCGTGAGAGGAACTCCACAAATTTATTACGGATCAGAAATAGGAATGCGTGGAAATAAAAAGAGAAGGGGAGATGCAGATATCCGCAGAGATTTTCCGGGTGGCTGGAAATCTGATAAACAAAATGCTTTCCTTACATCCTCTCAGACTTCTGAGCAGAAAGAGTTTTTTCAGTTTACTCAAAAATTACTGAATTGGAGAAAGGATAAGGATGTAATTCACAATGGGAAAACTAAAAATTTCGTTCCTCAGGATGGTGTCTTTGTTTATTTCAGATATAACGAAAAAGAAAGTGTGATGGTAGTCATCAATAATAACAAAAAAGATCAGACATTAGACCTGAAACGTTTTGCCGAATCCCTTAACGGATTTACAAATGGGAAAGAAGTAATTTCAGGAAAAGAAATGTTATTACAAAACAGTATAAATATTCCTGCAAAAACTCCGTTGATTATTGAACTCAAAAAATAA
- a CDS encoding nuclear transport factor 2 family protein, protein MKRLTSAYTLILFLLGFSLLTAQSKNTFNKEKAEISAMLDDFNAAAAKADYATYFNFFADESIFIGTDATEIWNKKEFMVWAKPYFDKKKTWNFKAIKRNIYFSKDGKLAWFDELLDTQMKICRGSGVLEKINGSWKVKQYVLSMTVPNEVVDKVVPEKTPIEDLLIQKLKAEWH, encoded by the coding sequence ATGAAAAGATTAACAAGTGCCTATACATTAATCCTTTTTTTACTGGGATTTTCTTTACTTACAGCACAGTCAAAAAATACATTTAATAAAGAAAAAGCAGAAATAAGTGCAATGCTTGATGATTTCAATGCAGCTGCGGCAAAAGCAGATTATGCCACTTATTTTAATTTCTTTGCAGATGAATCTATATTTATTGGAACAGATGCTACCGAAATCTGGAATAAAAAAGAATTCATGGTATGGGCAAAACCTTATTTTGACAAAAAGAAAACCTGGAATTTTAAAGCCATTAAAAGAAATATCTACTTCAGCAAAGACGGAAAACTGGCGTGGTTTGATGAGCTATTGGATACCCAAATGAAAATATGCAGAGGTTCCGGTGTATTAGAGAAAATCAATGGAAGCTGGAAGGTAAAACAATACGTTCTTTCCATGACGGTTCCTAATGAAGTGGTAGATAAAGTAGTGCCAGAAAAAACACCTATTGAAGATTTATTAATTCAAAAACTGAAAGCAGAATGGCACTAA
- a CDS encoding glycoside hydrolase family 97 protein — MKKITVGALLLSMMFTGLKAQSLKSPDGKFEMNFQLKSGVPYYNLKYNGAVVVEDSKLGLRLFKDTAIKFASEIAKPEDAKFDLNNGFAKTDEKRDSKNETWQPVLGEKKNYINNYNELAVTLNQASTDRSIVVKFRLFNDGLGFRYEFPQQKNLNYFVIREEDSEIDFPTDMKAWWIVADYDSQEYQYQETKVSEIPAKWDKAYDANASQSLVKNAVQSPLMLKKEGKEPLYINVAEAAVLDYPASHLEVDAQNYKFKTHLTADRQGAKGYIQTPSVTPWRTIIVAPKAEQVMDSKMIFNLNEPTKYTDTSYIHPTKYMGVWWEMIIGKSQWAYSTAENVHLGKTDFAKLTPNGKHAANNTKVKEYIDFAAENGFQGLLIEGWNVGWEDWFGHSKEFVFDFITPYPDFDIKMLNEYAHSKGIKLIMHHETSGSATNYERWADKAFQTMNKYGYDAVKTGYVGDIIPRGEHHYSQWMINHYYRIAEKANDYKIMVNSHESVRPTGESRTYPNYISAEAARGTEYEAFGGNKPDHQTVLPFTRWMGGSMDYTPGIFQTKLDYYFPGDNRSVKTTLVKQLALYVTMYMPLQMAADLPENYKKHMDAFQFIKDVAADWDDTKILSAEPGDYVITARKAKGTENWFVGGITDENKRDYALDFSFLDKGKKYEATIYEDGKDADYIDNPQSYNIYKKEISSKSKINFKMARSGGFAISIKPAK, encoded by the coding sequence ATGAAGAAAATTACAGTTGGAGCACTTTTGCTCTCAATGATGTTTACAGGTTTGAAAGCCCAATCTTTAAAATCTCCGGACGGAAAGTTTGAAATGAATTTTCAGCTGAAAAGTGGAGTTCCCTACTATAACCTGAAATATAACGGTGCGGTAGTGGTAGAAGATTCTAAATTGGGATTGAGATTATTTAAAGACACAGCCATAAAGTTTGCTTCTGAAATAGCCAAACCAGAAGATGCAAAATTCGATCTGAACAACGGTTTTGCAAAAACAGATGAAAAAAGAGATTCCAAAAATGAAACCTGGCAGCCGGTTTTAGGAGAAAAGAAAAACTATATCAATAACTACAATGAGCTGGCAGTTACCCTGAACCAGGCTTCTACAGACAGAAGTATTGTAGTGAAATTCAGATTGTTCAATGATGGTTTGGGTTTCAGATATGAGTTTCCACAACAGAAAAATCTTAATTATTTCGTAATCAGAGAAGAAGATTCTGAAATTGATTTCCCTACCGATATGAAAGCATGGTGGATTGTTGCAGATTACGACTCTCAGGAATATCAGTATCAGGAAACAAAAGTTTCTGAAATTCCGGCAAAATGGGACAAAGCATATGATGCCAACGCTTCACAATCATTGGTGAAAAATGCAGTTCAGTCTCCATTGATGCTTAAAAAAGAAGGAAAAGAACCTTTGTATATCAACGTTGCAGAAGCAGCGGTATTAGATTATCCGGCTTCACATCTTGAAGTAGATGCTCAGAATTATAAATTCAAAACACATTTAACTGCTGACAGACAGGGAGCGAAAGGATATATCCAGACACCATCAGTAACGCCTTGGAGAACCATTATTGTAGCTCCGAAAGCAGAACAGGTGATGGATTCTAAAATGATATTCAACCTTAACGAACCTACAAAATACACAGACACTTCTTACATTCATCCTACAAAATACATGGGAGTTTGGTGGGAGATGATCATCGGAAAATCACAATGGGCTTATTCTACAGCTGAAAATGTTCATTTAGGTAAAACTGATTTTGCGAAATTGACTCCAAACGGAAAACACGCAGCCAACAATACAAAAGTTAAAGAATATATTGACTTCGCTGCAGAAAACGGATTCCAGGGATTATTGATCGAAGGTTGGAATGTAGGTTGGGAAGACTGGTTCGGGCACTCTAAAGAATTTGTTTTCGATTTCATTACCCCTTATCCGGATTTTGATATCAAAATGTTGAATGAATATGCCCATTCAAAAGGAATTAAGCTAATCATGCACCATGAAACTTCAGGTTCTGCCACGAACTATGAAAGATGGGCAGACAAAGCCTTCCAAACCATGAATAAATATGGTTATGATGCGGTGAAAACAGGATATGTAGGAGATATTATTCCTAGAGGAGAACACCATTATTCTCAATGGATGATTAATCACTACTATAGAATTGCAGAAAAAGCAAATGACTATAAAATCATGGTCAATTCTCACGAATCTGTACGTCCTACAGGAGAAAGCCGTACCTACCCGAACTATATTTCTGCAGAAGCAGCCCGTGGAACAGAATATGAAGCATTCGGAGGAAATAAACCAGATCACCAGACTGTTCTTCCGTTTACAAGATGGATGGGAGGTTCTATGGATTATACGCCGGGAATTTTCCAAACGAAATTAGACTATTATTTCCCTGGAGATAACCGTTCTGTGAAAACTACTTTGGTAAAGCAGCTGGCACTTTATGTAACGATGTATATGCCGCTTCAGATGGCTGCAGACCTTCCTGAGAACTACAAAAAGCATATGGATGCCTTCCAGTTTATTAAAGATGTAGCAGCAGATTGGGATGATACAAAGATTTTATCTGCAGAACCGGGAGATTATGTAATCACTGCAAGAAAAGCTAAAGGTACTGAAAACTGGTTTGTAGGAGGTATTACTGATGAAAACAAACGTGATTATGCATTAGACTTCTCTTTCTTGGACAAAGGAAAGAAATATGAAGCAACAATCTATGAAGATGGAAAAGATGCTGATTATATTGATAATCCTCAAAGCTATAATATCTATAAAAAAGAGATTAGCAGTAAATCAAAAATTAATTTTAAAATGGCAAGAAGTGGCGGTTTCGCAATTTCTATTAAACCCGCGAAATAA